A single Streptomyces sannanensis DNA region contains:
- a CDS encoding glycoside hydrolase family 15 protein, translating into MTLRIEDYALIGDLQTAALVGRDGSIDWLCLPRFDSAACFAALLGTEENGHWRIAPAGAGNCARRRYIDDSLILESVWETRTGTVKIIDFMPQRDRAPDVVRIVEGVSGAVEMSSTLRLRFDYGAIVPWVRRTDGHRVAVAGPDSVWLRSEPEVKTWGQHLSTRSSFTVGAGEKVAFILSWHPSHEPRPKLVDPHEALVQSLEDWRKWSARCTYQGPYREAVMRSLITLKALTYAPTGGIVAAPTTSLPEDLGGVRNWDYRYCWLRDSTLTLGALISAGYNEEAAAWRDWLLRAVAGDPADLQIMYGLGGERRLPETELPWLRGYSGSAPVRIGNAAAGQLQLDVYGEVIDSLHLTRQSGIPPERHAWNIELSLLGYLESRWRRPDEGLWEVRGPRRHFVHSKVMAWVAADRAVRTLESDPLLRGDVERWRRMRDEVHQEVCEKGYDPVRNTFTQSYGSRELDAATLLIPQVGFLPADDPRVVGTVDAVWAGLGHRGLVRRYDTSATQVDPLPGSEGTFLACSFWLVDALRRTGRPDEAHELFEQLLGLCNDVGLLSEEYDPVAGRQLGNFPQAFSHIGLVTAALALSGEETAG; encoded by the coding sequence GTGACGCTACGCATCGAGGACTACGCCCTGATCGGCGATCTGCAGACCGCCGCGCTGGTCGGCAGGGACGGCTCCATCGACTGGCTGTGCCTGCCCCGTTTCGACTCGGCGGCCTGCTTCGCCGCGCTGCTCGGCACCGAGGAGAACGGACACTGGCGGATCGCCCCGGCGGGCGCCGGGAACTGCGCCCGGCGCCGCTACATCGACGACTCCCTGATCCTCGAGTCGGTCTGGGAGACCCGCACCGGCACCGTCAAGATCATCGACTTCATGCCGCAGCGCGACCGCGCCCCCGATGTCGTGCGCATCGTGGAGGGCGTCAGCGGTGCGGTGGAGATGAGCAGCACGCTGCGACTTCGTTTCGACTACGGCGCGATCGTGCCCTGGGTGCGCCGCACGGACGGCCATCGCGTGGCGGTCGCGGGCCCCGACTCGGTGTGGCTGCGCAGCGAACCCGAGGTGAAGACCTGGGGCCAGCACCTCAGCACCCGGTCGTCGTTCACCGTCGGCGCGGGCGAGAAGGTGGCGTTCATCCTCAGCTGGCATCCCTCGCACGAGCCGCGGCCGAAGCTCGTCGACCCCCATGAAGCACTGGTCCAGAGCCTGGAGGACTGGCGGAAGTGGTCCGCGCGCTGCACCTACCAAGGCCCCTACCGCGAGGCCGTCATGCGTTCCCTCATCACGCTGAAGGCGCTCACCTACGCCCCGACCGGAGGCATCGTCGCGGCCCCCACCACCTCCCTGCCCGAGGACCTCGGCGGCGTACGCAACTGGGACTACCGCTACTGCTGGCTGCGCGACTCCACCCTCACCCTCGGCGCGCTGATCTCGGCCGGGTACAACGAGGAGGCCGCGGCCTGGCGCGACTGGCTGCTGCGCGCGGTCGCAGGTGACCCGGCGGACCTCCAGATCATGTACGGGCTGGGCGGTGAACGGCGGCTGCCCGAAACGGAGCTGCCCTGGCTGCGCGGCTATTCCGGCTCCGCGCCGGTCCGCATCGGCAATGCCGCGGCCGGCCAGCTCCAGCTCGATGTGTACGGCGAAGTCATCGACTCCCTCCATCTCACCCGCCAGTCCGGCATCCCGCCCGAGCGGCACGCCTGGAACATCGAACTCAGCCTGCTCGGCTACCTGGAGTCCCGCTGGCGCCGGCCCGACGAGGGCCTGTGGGAGGTGCGCGGGCCGCGCCGCCACTTCGTGCACTCCAAGGTGATGGCCTGGGTCGCCGCCGACCGCGCGGTACGCACGCTCGAATCGGACCCCCTGCTGCGTGGGGACGTGGAGCGATGGCGGCGGATGCGGGACGAAGTGCACCAGGAGGTGTGCGAGAAGGGCTACGACCCGGTGCGCAACACCTTCACGCAGTCGTACGGGTCGAGAGAGCTGGACGCCGCCACCCTGCTCATTCCGCAGGTGGGCTTCCTGCCGGCGGACGATCCGCGGGTCGTCGGGACCGTCGACGCGGTATGGGCCGGACTGGGCCACCGGGGCCTGGTGCGCCGCTACGACACCTCGGCAACCCAGGTCGATCCCCTGCCCGGCTCCGAGGGCACCTTCCTGGCCTGCTCGTTCTGGCTGGTCGACGCGCTCCGGCGGACGGGACGGCCCGACGAGGCCCACGAACTCTTCGAGCAGCTGCTGGGACTGTGCAACGACGTCGGACTGCTCTCCGAGGAGTACGACCCGGTGGCCGGGCGGCAGCTCGGCAACTTCCCGCAGGCGTTCAGCCATATCGGCCTGGTGACGGCCGCCCTCGCCCTGTCGGGGGAGGAGACGGCAGGATAG
- a CDS encoding SDR family oxidoreductase, which translates to MDLGLKDRVYILTGATRGLGFASARELAADGAKVVVSGRDEKSAADAADRLGPNALGVVADNADPGAADRLIGFARERFGRVDGVLISVGGPAPGFVADNTDQQWQSAFEAVFLGAVRMARSAAATLGEGGVIGFVLSGSVHEPIPGLTISNGLRPGLAGFAKSLADELGPRGIRVVGLLPSRIDTDRVRELDALSADPDATRADHESRIPLRRYGTPEEFGRAAAFLLSPAASYLTGVMLPVDGGARRGF; encoded by the coding sequence ATGGATCTTGGACTGAAGGACCGCGTCTACATCCTCACGGGTGCCACCCGGGGACTGGGGTTCGCCTCCGCGCGCGAGCTGGCCGCGGACGGCGCGAAGGTCGTCGTCAGCGGCCGCGACGAGAAGTCCGCCGCCGATGCGGCGGACCGGCTCGGCCCGAATGCGCTCGGTGTCGTCGCGGACAACGCGGACCCGGGTGCGGCGGACCGGCTGATCGGTTTCGCGCGGGAACGTTTCGGCCGTGTCGACGGCGTGCTGATCAGCGTCGGCGGGCCGGCGCCCGGCTTCGTCGCCGACAACACGGACCAGCAGTGGCAGTCGGCCTTCGAGGCGGTCTTCCTCGGCGCGGTACGGATGGCCCGCTCGGCGGCCGCCACGCTCGGCGAGGGCGGGGTCATCGGCTTCGTACTGTCCGGTTCGGTCCACGAGCCCATCCCGGGCCTCACCATCTCCAACGGCCTGCGGCCGGGGCTGGCCGGCTTCGCCAAGTCCCTGGCCGACGAACTCGGCCCGCGAGGTATCCGCGTGGTCGGTCTGCTGCCGTCCCGTATCGACACGGACCGAGTCCGGGAACTGGATGCGCTGTCGGCCGACCCGGACGCGACACGGGCCGACCACGAATCCCGGATCCCGCTGCGCCGCTACGGCACCCCGGAGGAGTTCGGCCGCGCCGCCGCGTTCCTGCTCTCGCCGGCCGCGTCGTATCTGACGGGCGTGATGCTCCCGGTCGACGGCGGTGCGCGGCGCGGTTTCTAG
- a CDS encoding enoyl-CoA hydratase/isomerase family protein — protein sequence MASIDTVLDKDGVRLTVEDAVATVTLTNPAKRNAQSPALWRALTEAGRALPGSVRVVVLRGEGKSFSAGLDRQAFTPEGFDGEPSFLDLARGSDAELDAVIAEYQEAFTWWRRSDLISIAAVQGHAIGAGFQLALACDLRVVAEDVQFAMRETSLGLVPDLTGTHPLVSLVGYARALEICATGRFVHAEEAERTGLANLVVADGEIDAAVRDLTAALLAAPRDAAIETKALLLGATRRTYDEQRTAERAAQARRLRDLAGLGD from the coding sequence ATGGCATCGATCGACACAGTGCTCGACAAGGACGGCGTACGTCTCACCGTCGAGGACGCGGTCGCCACGGTGACCCTGACCAACCCGGCCAAGCGCAACGCCCAGTCGCCCGCGCTGTGGCGGGCACTGACCGAGGCCGGGCGCGCGCTTCCCGGCAGCGTGCGGGTCGTCGTACTGCGCGGTGAGGGCAAGTCCTTCTCCGCGGGCCTGGACCGTCAGGCCTTCACCCCCGAAGGCTTCGACGGCGAGCCCTCCTTCCTCGACCTGGCGCGCGGCTCCGACGCGGAGCTGGACGCGGTCATCGCCGAGTACCAGGAGGCGTTCACCTGGTGGCGTCGGAGTGACCTGATTTCGATCGCCGCTGTCCAGGGCCATGCGATCGGTGCCGGTTTCCAGCTCGCCCTCGCCTGCGACCTGCGGGTCGTCGCAGAGGACGTGCAATTCGCCATGCGCGAGACGAGCCTCGGGCTGGTGCCCGATCTCACGGGTACCCACCCGCTCGTCTCGCTGGTCGGGTATGCCCGCGCGCTGGAAATCTGCGCCACGGGCCGCTTCGTCCACGCGGAGGAGGCCGAGCGGACCGGCCTCGCCAACCTGGTCGTCGCGGACGGTGAAATCGACGCCGCGGTACGTGACCTGACAGCCGCCCTGCTCGCGGCCCCGCGTGACGCGGCCATCGAGACGAAGGCCCTGCTGCTGGGGGCGACGCGGCGTACGTACGACGAGCAGCGCACCGCTGAACGCGCCGCTCAGGCCCGCCGGCTCCGCGACCTCGCGGGCCTCGGGGACTGA
- a CDS encoding helix-turn-helix domain-containing protein, which produces MAETLKKGSRVTGAARDKLAADLKKKYDSGASIRALAEETGRSYGFVHRMLSESGVTLRGRGGATRGKKAASA; this is translated from the coding sequence GTGGCCGAGACTCTGAAGAAGGGCAGCCGGGTGACCGGCGCCGCGCGCGACAAGCTCGCGGCAGACCTGAAGAAGAAGTACGACTCCGGTGCGAGCATCCGGGCGTTGGCCGAGGAGACCGGCCGCTCCTACGGATTCGTTCACCGGATGCTCAGCGAGTCCGGAGTCACGCTCCGGGGTCGGGGCGGAGCGACACGAGGTAAGAAGGCCGCCTCGGCCTGA
- the abc-f gene encoding ribosomal protection-like ABC-F family protein, giving the protein MITASGIELRAGARVLIESASFRVAKGDRIGLVGRNGAGKTTLTKCLAGEGVPAAGAITRSGEVGYLPQDPRTGDLDVLARDRILSARGLDVLIRKMRQNEDRIANGQGTTREKALKQYERQETEFLTKGGYAAEAEASTIAAALGLPDRVLGQPLHTLSGGQRRRIELARILFSDADTLLLDEPTNHLDADSIVWLRDYLKTYRGGFIVISHDVDLVETVVNKVFYLDANRSTIDVYNMGWKLYQQQREADEKRRKRERQNAEKKAAALNAQADKMRAKATKTVAAQNMAKRAERLLSGLEEVRQSDKVAKLRFPDPAPCGKTPLTAEGLSKSYGSLEIFTDVDLAIDKGSRVVILGLNGAGKTTLLRLLGGVEQPDTGEVTPGHGLKLGYYAQEHETLDPDRTVLENMRSAAPDMDLVEVRKVLGSFLFSGDDVDKPAGVLSGGEKTRLALATLVVSSANVLLLDEPTNNLDPASREEILGALRTYKGAVVLVTHDEGAVDALQPERIILLPDGVEDLWGADYADLVALA; this is encoded by the coding sequence GTGATCACCGCCTCCGGCATCGAGCTGCGCGCCGGCGCCCGAGTCCTCATCGAGTCCGCCTCCTTCCGTGTCGCCAAGGGCGACCGCATCGGCCTCGTCGGCCGCAACGGCGCGGGCAAGACCACGCTCACCAAGTGCCTCGCGGGCGAGGGCGTCCCCGCCGCGGGCGCCATCACCCGTTCCGGAGAGGTCGGCTATCTGCCGCAGGACCCGCGCACCGGCGACCTCGACGTCCTGGCTCGCGACCGCATCCTCTCCGCCCGCGGCCTCGACGTGCTGATCCGCAAGATGCGGCAGAACGAGGACCGCATCGCCAACGGCCAGGGCACCACCCGCGAGAAGGCGCTGAAGCAGTACGAGCGCCAGGAGACCGAGTTCCTCACCAAGGGTGGTTACGCCGCCGAGGCCGAGGCCTCCACCATCGCCGCCGCCCTCGGCCTGCCCGACCGGGTGCTCGGCCAGCCGCTCCACACGCTCTCCGGCGGTCAGCGCCGCCGGATCGAGCTGGCCCGGATCCTCTTCTCCGACGCCGACACCCTGCTGCTGGACGAGCCCACCAACCACCTCGACGCCGACTCGATCGTCTGGCTGCGCGACTACCTCAAGACCTACCGCGGCGGCTTCATCGTCATCTCCCACGACGTCGACCTCGTCGAAACGGTGGTCAACAAGGTCTTCTACCTGGACGCCAACCGCTCCACCATCGACGTCTACAACATGGGCTGGAAGCTGTACCAGCAGCAGCGCGAGGCCGACGAGAAGCGCCGCAAGCGCGAGCGGCAGAACGCCGAGAAGAAGGCCGCCGCGCTCAACGCCCAGGCCGACAAGATGCGCGCCAAGGCCACCAAGACCGTCGCCGCGCAGAACATGGCCAAGCGGGCCGAAAGGCTGCTGTCCGGCCTGGAGGAGGTCCGCCAGTCCGACAAGGTCGCCAAGCTGCGCTTCCCCGACCCCGCGCCCTGCGGCAAGACCCCGCTGACCGCGGAGGGACTGTCCAAGTCGTACGGCTCGCTCGAGATCTTCACGGATGTCGACCTGGCCATCGACAAGGGCTCCCGGGTCGTCATCCTCGGCCTCAACGGCGCCGGCAAGACCACACTGCTGCGCCTCCTCGGCGGGGTCGAGCAGCCCGACACCGGAGAGGTCACCCCGGGCCACGGCCTCAAGCTCGGCTACTACGCCCAGGAGCACGAGACCCTCGACCCGGACCGTACGGTCCTGGAGAACATGCGCTCAGCCGCACCCGACATGGACCTGGTCGAGGTCCGCAAGGTCCTGGGCTCCTTCCTGTTCTCGGGCGACGACGTCGACAAGCCCGCCGGAGTGCTCTCCGGCGGCGAGAAGACCAGGCTCGCGCTGGCCACCCTGGTCGTCTCCTCGGCCAATGTGCTGCTGCTGGACGAGCCCACCAACAACCTCGACCCGGCCAGCCGCGAGGAGATCCTCGGGGCCCTGCGCACCTACAAGGGCGCGGTCGTCCTCGTCACGCACGACGAGGGCGCCGTGGACGCACTCCAGCCGGAGCGGATCATCCTGCTGCCGGACGGTGTCGAGGACCTGTGGGGCGCGGACTACGCGGATCTCGTCGCCCTGGCCTGA
- a CDS encoding alpha/beta hydrolase produces MRPATATAAAVTTLIGIGAAAVVAGRYAGDAALKTQTGRPLPADPWLTVHATAPGRITLTRCLASLRPGTYGLEGPQTHAIIGDVLESAPRPADTVVRRLERVSRGTLAPGDKVRLTPQIHHGNPRSALGINYHDIEISGELGPLPAWFVPGARGTWIIAVHGLGTTREHALNILEFLHRRRFPVIVLAYRGDPGAPKPPDGLTHLGDSEWYDLNAAIRHAVRQGAQRIVLLGWSTGASMALRAALDSDVRDRICGLVLDSPVLDREATLRALASAHRTPLALLPLAVRSAEDRTGLHGDRLIEAADPERLRVPTLLFHGPGDTLARWEPSAELAARRPELVTLQTIADAPHASMWNAAPARYEEALRRFLVPLA; encoded by the coding sequence GTGCGCCCCGCTACAGCGACGGCAGCGGCCGTCACCACCCTGATAGGCATCGGCGCGGCGGCCGTCGTGGCCGGCCGCTACGCCGGAGACGCCGCCCTCAAGACACAGACCGGGCGTCCCCTGCCCGCCGATCCCTGGCTCACCGTGCACGCCACGGCACCCGGCCGGATCACCCTGACCCGCTGCCTCGCCTCACTGCGCCCCGGTACATACGGGCTGGAGGGGCCGCAGACCCACGCGATCATCGGTGACGTCCTCGAATCGGCGCCACGCCCCGCCGACACCGTCGTGCGTCGGCTGGAACGCGTCAGCCGGGGCACCCTGGCCCCCGGCGACAAGGTACGGCTCACCCCGCAGATCCACCACGGCAATCCGCGCAGTGCCCTCGGCATCAACTACCACGACATCGAGATCTCCGGTGAACTGGGACCTCTGCCGGCCTGGTTCGTCCCGGGAGCGCGCGGCACCTGGATCATCGCCGTGCACGGGCTGGGCACCACCAGGGAGCATGCCCTGAACATCCTGGAGTTCCTGCACCGCCGCCGCTTCCCGGTGATCGTCCTCGCCTACCGGGGCGACCCCGGTGCCCCGAAACCCCCTGACGGGCTCACTCATCTCGGTGACTCCGAGTGGTACGACCTGAACGCGGCCATCCGTCACGCCGTGCGACAGGGCGCGCAGCGCATCGTCCTCCTCGGCTGGTCCACAGGTGCCTCGATGGCCCTGCGCGCCGCGCTGGACTCGGACGTCCGCGACCGGATCTGCGGTCTGGTGCTGGACTCCCCCGTCCTGGACCGGGAAGCCACCCTCCGGGCCCTCGCCTCCGCCCATCGCACACCTCTCGCCCTGCTGCCGCTCGCGGTCCGGTCCGCCGAGGACCGGACCGGGCTGCACGGTGACCGTCTGATCGAGGCCGCCGACCCGGAGCGTCTGCGCGTCCCCACACTGCTCTTCCACGGCCCGGGCGACACCCTGGCCCGCTGGGAGCCGTCCGCGGAACTCGCCGCCCGCCGTCCCGAACTGGTCACTCTGCAGACCATCGCGGACGCCCCGCACGCCTCCATGTGGAATGCCGCCCCGGCCCGCTACGAAGAGGCCCTCCGCCGCTTCCTGGTACCGCTCGCCTGA
- a CDS encoding class II aldolase/adducin family protein yields the protein MSDREEIERTWAELVTTARRTAAEGLVVGTSGNVSARAGDFVLITPSGVPYDRLGPRDTVAVDLAGRQAIGELRPTSELPLHLALYRKTDARAVVHTHAVHATAVSTLVSELPPVHYMAAALGGPVRVAPYALYGTEELAENMLRALDNRTGCLLQNHGTVTYGDTLDQAYDRTAQLEWMSRLWLTASAVPGHTPSLLTSGQLEAAAEQLRGYGQSR from the coding sequence ATGAGCGATCGCGAGGAGATCGAACGCACCTGGGCGGAACTGGTGACGACAGCCCGCAGAACCGCCGCCGAGGGCCTGGTCGTCGGCACCTCGGGCAATGTGTCGGCGAGGGCCGGCGACTTCGTACTGATCACACCGAGCGGTGTCCCCTACGACCGGCTCGGCCCCCGGGACACCGTCGCCGTCGACCTCGCCGGGCGTCAGGCGATCGGAGAGCTCAGGCCCACCAGCGAGCTGCCCCTGCACCTCGCGCTCTACCGGAAGACCGACGCCCGGGCCGTCGTCCACACCCACGCCGTACACGCCACCGCCGTCTCCACGCTCGTGTCCGAGCTCCCGCCCGTCCACTACATGGCGGCGGCCCTCGGCGGCCCGGTGCGCGTGGCTCCGTACGCCCTCTACGGCACCGAGGAGTTGGCCGAGAACATGCTGCGCGCTCTGGACAACCGCACCGGATGCCTCCTCCAGAACCACGGCACCGTCACCTACGGCGACACCCTCGACCAAGCCTACGACCGCACCGCCCAGCTCGAATGGATGTCCCGCCTCTGGCTCACCGCGAGCGCGGTTCCCGGACACACGCCCAGCCTGCTCACTTCCGGTCAGCTCGAGGCCGCCGCCGAGCAACTGCGCGGATACGGACAGTCCCGCTGA
- a CDS encoding lysozyme, whose protein sequence is MARDHKPTFRRTRMLAASAAVLTLGGVALTELPAASAAGKPRGHDVSSHQKDVDWSEAKQKGAEFVYVKATESHTYRNPYFGRQYNGSRGAGIIRGAYHFAVPDKSGGKQQARFFVSNGGGWRSDGWTLPPAVDLEGNPYGRNKCYGLSAPAMVSWIKAFSDEVKRRTGRRPVIYTTTHWWNECTGRSTAFGAGHALWLARYGSSPGALPAGWSYWTIWQHDNGSGSLPGDQNLFNGSLGRLKKFAKH, encoded by the coding sequence ATGGCCCGTGATCACAAACCGACCTTTCGGCGTACCCGGATGCTGGCGGCGTCCGCGGCGGTGCTGACCCTGGGGGGAGTCGCCCTGACCGAACTTCCGGCGGCCTCCGCCGCGGGCAAGCCACGGGGGCACGATGTCTCGTCGCACCAGAAGGACGTGGACTGGAGCGAGGCGAAGCAGAAGGGCGCCGAGTTCGTCTACGTCAAGGCGACCGAATCGCACACCTATCGCAATCCGTATTTCGGCCGGCAGTACAACGGCTCGCGCGGGGCCGGGATCATCCGCGGCGCCTATCACTTCGCCGTCCCCGACAAGTCCGGGGGCAAGCAGCAGGCCCGCTTCTTCGTGAGCAACGGGGGCGGATGGCGGTCGGACGGCTGGACCCTGCCGCCGGCCGTGGACCTGGAAGGCAATCCGTACGGCCGGAACAAATGCTACGGGCTGAGCGCGCCCGCGATGGTCTCCTGGATCAAGGCGTTCAGCGACGAGGTCAAGCGGCGGACCGGTCGCAGGCCCGTCATCTACACCACCACCCACTGGTGGAACGAGTGCACCGGCAGGAGCACGGCATTCGGCGCGGGTCACGCGCTGTGGCTCGCCCGCTACGGCTCCTCACCGGGGGCACTGCCGGCCGGCTGGTCGTACTGGACCATCTGGCAGCACGACAACGGCAGCGGAAGCCTGCCGGGTGACCAGAATCTCTTCAACGGCTCCCTGGGCCGGCTGAAGAAGTTCGCAAAGCACTGA
- a CDS encoding inorganic phosphate transporter — translation MEHITLLLAIVVVTALVFDFTNGFHDTANAMATTISTGALKPKTAVAMSAALNLVGAFLSVEVAKTISGGIINEEGIRTEVIFAALVGAILWNLVTWLLGLPSSSSHALFGGLIGATLMSVGASGVNAPVIVTKVLIPAVAAPVVAGLAAMLATRLTYRIGSRTDEKATAKGYRAGQIASAGLVSLAHGTNDAQKTMGVITLALVTGDVLAPGSNPPLWVIVSAGTAIALGTYLGGWRIIRTMGKGLTDLQPQQGFAAQTSAATVILASSHLGFSLSTTQSCSGAVMGAGLGRRGGVVRWSTATRMFIAWGLTLPAAGLVGAAAELLTSQGAWGVAVVAVLLIAGSAAIWALSRRKPIDHTNVTHDDTAEQAEPAGVVTTAVAAVTPPPAGDLKATIPAPAATTPEPPQPATV, via the coding sequence ATGGAACACATAACGCTGCTGCTTGCGATTGTGGTCGTAACAGCTCTCGTGTTCGATTTCACGAACGGTTTCCACGACACCGCGAACGCGATGGCGACGACCATCTCGACCGGTGCCCTCAAGCCCAAGACGGCGGTGGCCATGTCCGCCGCGCTCAACCTCGTCGGCGCGTTCCTGTCCGTGGAGGTCGCCAAGACGATCTCCGGCGGGATCATCAACGAGGAAGGCATCAGGACAGAAGTGATCTTCGCGGCGCTCGTCGGCGCCATCCTGTGGAATCTGGTGACCTGGCTGCTGGGCCTGCCGTCCAGCTCCTCCCACGCACTGTTCGGCGGTCTCATCGGCGCCACCCTCATGTCGGTCGGCGCCTCCGGCGTCAACGCTCCCGTCATCGTCACCAAGGTGCTGATCCCGGCCGTCGCCGCCCCGGTCGTCGCCGGTCTGGCCGCGATGCTGGCCACCAGGCTGACATACAGGATCGGCAGCCGTACGGACGAGAAGGCCACGGCCAAGGGCTACCGCGCGGGCCAGATCGCCTCCGCCGGTCTCGTCTCCCTCGCCCACGGCACCAACGACGCCCAGAAGACCATGGGTGTCATCACCCTCGCCCTGGTCACCGGCGATGTGCTCGCCCCCGGCTCCAACCCTCCCCTGTGGGTCATCGTCTCGGCCGGCACGGCCATCGCCCTCGGCACCTACCTCGGCGGCTGGCGGATCATCCGCACCATGGGCAAGGGCCTCACCGACCTCCAGCCGCAGCAGGGCTTCGCGGCCCAGACCAGCGCCGCGACGGTCATCCTGGCCTCCTCCCACCTGGGCTTCTCCCTCTCCACCACGCAGTCCTGCTCCGGCGCCGTGATGGGCGCGGGCCTCGGCCGCAGGGGCGGTGTGGTCCGCTGGTCCACGGCCACCCGGATGTTCATCGCCTGGGGCCTGACCCTCCCCGCCGCCGGCCTCGTCGGCGCCGCCGCCGAGCTCCTCACCTCCCAGGGCGCCTGGGGCGTCGCCGTCGTCGCGGTCCTGCTGATCGCCGGCTCCGCCGCCATCTGGGCGCTGTCCCGCCGCAAGCCGATCGACCACACCAACGTCACCCACGACGACACCGCCGAGCAGGCGGAGCCCGCGGGCGTCGTGACCACCGCCGTCGCGGCCGTCACCCCGCCGCCCGCCGGCGACCTCAAGGCCACCATCCCGGCCCCGGCGGCCACCACCCCCGAGCCGCCGCAGCCCGCCACGGTGTAA
- a CDS encoding cobalamin biosynthesis protein yields MRADHVFAYGATAGLAGDLLLGDPRHGHPVAVFGRAAGAVEKVLWRDHRGWGALHSLVCAGGAAGAAALAARAVRDRPAARVALTAAAAWAVVGGTSLGREARTIGGALAAGETEAARARLPHLCGRDPQALDAPGIARAVVESVAENTSDAVVGALVWGALGGVPGLVGFRAVNTLDAMVGHKSPRYRRFGWASARLDDVAGWPGARLTAALTVAAGGDPRGAVRAWRTDASKHPSPNAGPVEASFAGALGIRLGGTLSYGGRVEHRPVLNGSGRAVEVADIDRAVRLSRRVTALTLAVCVTGRLAVGALKARTGARNRKEDR; encoded by the coding sequence ATGCGTGCCGATCACGTCTTCGCATACGGAGCCACCGCCGGCCTGGCGGGCGATCTGCTGCTCGGCGATCCCCGCCACGGGCACCCCGTCGCCGTGTTCGGACGGGCCGCGGGAGCCGTCGAAAAGGTGCTGTGGCGCGACCACCGCGGGTGGGGGGCGCTGCATTCGCTGGTGTGCGCCGGGGGCGCGGCGGGAGCCGCCGCGCTGGCCGCGCGTGCCGTACGCGACCGTCCCGCTGCCCGTGTCGCCCTGACCGCGGCCGCCGCCTGGGCCGTCGTCGGCGGCACCTCACTCGGCCGCGAGGCACGGACCATCGGCGGCGCCCTGGCCGCCGGGGAGACCGAAGCAGCACGGGCCCGGCTCCCCCATCTGTGCGGGCGCGACCCGCAGGCCCTGGACGCGCCGGGAATCGCCCGCGCCGTCGTCGAGTCCGTCGCCGAGAACACCTCCGACGCCGTCGTCGGCGCGCTGGTGTGGGGTGCGTTGGGGGGTGTGCCCGGGCTCGTCGGATTCCGGGCCGTCAACACCCTGGACGCCATGGTGGGCCACAAGTCCCCGCGGTACCGGCGGTTCGGCTGGGCCTCGGCCCGCCTCGACGACGTCGCCGGCTGGCCGGGCGCCCGGCTCACCGCGGCCCTCACCGTCGCGGCGGGCGGCGACCCGCGCGGTGCGGTGCGGGCCTGGCGCACCGACGCCTCGAAGCATCCGAGCCCCAACGCCGGCCCGGTGGAAGCCTCCTTCGCGGGCGCACTCGGCATACGGCTCGGGGGCACCCTCTCCTACGGCGGCCGCGTCGAGCACCGCCCCGTCCTCAACGGTTCCGGCCGGGCCGTGGAGGTCGCCGACATCGACCGCGCGGTCCGGCTCTCCCGTCGTGTCACCGCGCTGACCCTGGCCGTCTGCGTGACGGGCCGCCTGGCCGTCGGCGCGCTGAAGGCCCGTACCGGAGCTCGTAACCGAAAGGAAGACAGATGA